A stretch of the Candidatus Zixiibacteriota bacterium genome encodes the following:
- a CDS encoding STAS domain-containing protein: MKFEDFLEGNVVVIDVSGKIMGGEETTLFHGKIHEYIQQNKKNIVVDLSRVDWMNSVGLGMLISALTTVKNAGGRLVLANITKIESILTITRLISVFEHYDSRKEALKAFA; the protein is encoded by the coding sequence ATGAAGTTTGAAGACTTTTTAGAGGGTAATGTTGTTGTCATTGATGTTTCCGGCAAGATAATGGGAGGTGAGGAAACGACTCTTTTCCACGGCAAGATTCATGAATACATCCAGCAGAACAAAAAGAACATCGTGGTCGATTTGTCCAGGGTTGACTGGATGAATTCCGTCGGTCTGGGGATGCTGATCTCGGCCCTGACTACAGTCAAGAACGCCGGTGGCAGGCTGGTTCTGGCCAACATAACCAAGATTGAGTCCATTCTCACTATCACGAGACTAATCTCCGTGTTCGAGCACTATGACAGTCGCAAGGAAGCCCTGAAGGCGTTTGCCTGA